A genomic segment from Streptomyces sp. NBC_00459 encodes:
- a CDS encoding histidine phosphatase family protein, which produces MPTLILVRHGRSTANTSGVLAGRTPGVALDERGAAQAAALPGRLAELPISEVVTSPLQRCQETIRPLLEARPELRPHTEERITECDYGDWSGRKLAELTDEPLMQVVQAHPSAAAFPGGESMRAMQTRAAEAVREWNARVEADHGADAVYLMCSHGDIIKSLVADALGLHLDLFQRVSVEPCSITAIRYTRLRPFLVRLGDTGDFASLAPREEPPGEDAAVGGGAGAP; this is translated from the coding sequence ATGCCCACGCTGATCCTCGTCCGGCACGGACGGTCCACCGCCAACACCTCTGGAGTGCTCGCCGGCCGTACACCCGGCGTCGCCCTCGACGAGCGGGGCGCCGCGCAGGCCGCCGCACTGCCCGGGCGCCTCGCCGAACTGCCGATCTCCGAGGTCGTCACCAGCCCGCTCCAGCGCTGTCAGGAGACGATCCGGCCGCTTCTCGAAGCCAGGCCGGAACTGCGCCCGCACACCGAGGAGCGGATCACGGAGTGCGACTACGGGGACTGGTCCGGGCGCAAACTCGCCGAGCTGACGGACGAGCCGCTGATGCAGGTCGTCCAGGCCCACCCGTCCGCCGCCGCCTTTCCCGGCGGTGAGTCCATGCGGGCCATGCAGACGCGCGCGGCCGAAGCCGTACGTGAGTGGAACGCGCGCGTGGAGGCCGATCACGGCGCCGACGCCGTCTACCTCATGTGCTCGCACGGCGACATCATCAAGTCCCTGGTCGCGGACGCGCTCGGGCTTCATCTCGACCTCTTTCAACGGGTGTCCGTAGAACCTTGTTCCATCACCGCGATCCGTTACACCCGCCTCAGGCCCTTTCTCGTCCGCCTCGGGGACACCGGCGACTTCGCCTCCCTGGCGCCGCGCGAGGAACCCCCGGGCGAGGACGCCGCGGTCGGAGGTGGTGCGGGCGCACCGTGA
- the corA gene encoding magnesium/cobalt transporter CorA, whose translation MIVDCAIYRDGRRTEEPADFSDALDECRADDVGDAFVWVGLHEPTEKEFEQVTQDFGLHPLAVEDALKAHQRPKLEVYDDSLFMVLKPVGYEPKADIVSSGEIMVFIGDSFVVTVRHGEEAPLAAVRHRLEAEPEMLRHGPTAVLYTIADAVVDHYVEVADELGTDLEELEAEVFSPSGGGSRHTASRIYTFKRQILEFRRATGPLATPLGRLSGTGLFGARVPFVHEKAEPFFRDVSDHLTRVNESVEGLDRLVSDVLSAHLAQMSVRQNDDMRKISAFAAMAAFPTMVAGIYGMNFDHMPELRWVWSYPALIAGMAVVEVLLYRMFKRRGWL comes from the coding sequence GTGATCGTCGACTGCGCCATCTACCGTGACGGACGCCGTACGGAGGAGCCCGCGGACTTCTCCGACGCCCTCGACGAGTGCCGTGCGGACGACGTCGGCGACGCGTTCGTCTGGGTCGGCCTGCACGAGCCGACGGAGAAGGAGTTCGAGCAGGTCACGCAGGATTTCGGACTGCACCCCCTGGCCGTCGAGGACGCCCTCAAGGCGCATCAGCGGCCGAAACTGGAGGTGTACGACGACTCGCTGTTCATGGTGCTCAAGCCGGTCGGGTACGAACCGAAGGCCGACATCGTCTCCTCGGGCGAGATCATGGTCTTCATCGGCGACTCCTTCGTGGTGACCGTGCGGCACGGCGAGGAGGCGCCCCTCGCGGCAGTACGGCACCGCCTGGAGGCGGAGCCCGAGATGCTGCGGCACGGCCCCACCGCGGTGCTGTACACGATCGCCGACGCCGTCGTCGACCACTACGTGGAAGTGGCGGACGAACTGGGCACCGACCTGGAGGAGTTGGAGGCGGAGGTGTTCTCACCGTCGGGTGGGGGCTCGCGCCACACGGCGTCCCGCATCTACACCTTCAAACGGCAGATCCTTGAGTTCCGCCGCGCCACCGGCCCCTTGGCGACACCGCTCGGCAGGCTCTCGGGCACGGGCCTGTTCGGCGCGCGCGTGCCCTTCGTCCACGAGAAGGCCGAGCCCTTCTTCCGGGACGTCAGCGACCACCTCACGCGCGTGAACGAGTCCGTGGAGGGCCTGGACCGCCTGGTATCCGACGTGCTGTCGGCCCACCTCGCGCAGATGAGCGTCCGGCAGAACGACGACATGCGGAAGATCTCCGCGTTCGCGGCGATGGCCGCGTTCCCCACGATGGTCGCGGGAATCTACGGCATGAACTTCGACCACATGCCGGAACTCCGCTGGGTCTGGTCGTACCCCGCGCTGATCGCGGGGATGGCCGTGGTGGAGGTCCTGCTCTACCGGATGTTCAAGCGCCGGGGCTGGCTGTAA
- a CDS encoding ferritin-like domain-containing protein, translating into MLSARSLFQEILDNDDSFRLFCSIAAGGESQGGWENARIAALVPASERALAPRISRHGADEDKHGRIFNALMKKRGLQPVDVPADTDYTMLLERRGIGLPHEKLKSDEPLTVRDIVTYLAHSRVTEQRASEEMELLRRHFGDHPDLGRAVRMISRDEDNHLAYCHEELLRFAAAGHGRAIQRTLRECALAEIRVYRDVSLAVMSHMGRVLGWRRPKTALLAAGIRAVYVYERAVGWRRMVSLRMPERRDALGGPATVSPEFA; encoded by the coding sequence ATGCTTTCGGCCAGGAGCCTGTTCCAGGAGATCCTCGACAACGACGATTCCTTCCGCCTCTTCTGCTCCATCGCGGCCGGCGGGGAGTCCCAGGGCGGCTGGGAGAACGCCCGGATCGCCGCGCTCGTCCCGGCGAGTGAACGCGCACTCGCCCCCAGGATCAGCCGCCACGGCGCGGACGAGGACAAGCACGGGCGGATCTTCAACGCCCTCATGAAGAAGCGTGGTCTCCAGCCCGTCGACGTCCCGGCCGACACCGACTACACGATGCTGCTGGAGCGGCGGGGCATCGGTCTCCCGCACGAGAAGCTCAAGAGCGACGAACCGCTGACCGTGCGGGACATCGTCACCTACCTCGCCCACAGCCGCGTCACCGAGCAGCGCGCCTCCGAGGAGATGGAGCTGCTGCGCAGGCACTTCGGTGACCACCCCGACCTCGGCCGCGCGGTGCGGATGATCTCCCGCGACGAGGACAACCACCTCGCCTACTGCCACGAGGAACTCCTCCGCTTCGCGGCCGCAGGCCACGGCCGGGCCATCCAGCGGACGCTGCGCGAGTGCGCGCTCGCCGAGATCCGCGTCTACCGGGACGTCAGCCTCGCGGTGATGTCGCACATGGGGCGTGTCCTGGGCTGGCGGAGGCCCAAGACGGCGCTCCTCGCGGCGGGCATCCGCGCGGTGTACGTCTACGAGCGCGCCGTCGGCTGGCGCCGCATGGTCTCCCTGCGGATGCCCGAGCGACGCGACGCCCTGGGCGGCCCGGCGACCGTGTCGCCCGAGTTCGCCTGA
- a CDS encoding LLM class F420-dependent oxidoreductase, whose product MQLGINLGYWGAGMDADNLAVAQEADRLGYAVCWAAEAYGSDAATVLTWVAAQTERIDVGSAIFQIPARQPAMTAMTAATLDSLSGGRFRLGLGVSGPQVSEGWYGVKFDKPLSRTREYVEIVRKAMSRERLSHDGEHWTLPLPGGPGKPIKLTVHPEREHIPLYIAAIGPKNLEQTGEIADGALLIFPSAAHIEDTAIQYLRAGREKAGKTLEGFDVCPTLPLAVGDDKDVATLADTFRPYTALYVGGMGSRKQNFYNQLAQRMGYEKEAAEIQDKYLSGDKEGAAAAIPHDLIDQTTLLGSVDRIADRMQAYAAAGVTTLTLAPAGFTLDERLASLRAGTDALERAGLA is encoded by the coding sequence ATGCAGCTCGGGATCAACCTCGGCTACTGGGGCGCCGGAATGGACGCGGACAATCTGGCCGTCGCGCAGGAGGCCGACCGCCTCGGATACGCCGTCTGCTGGGCCGCCGAGGCCTACGGCTCGGACGCGGCCACCGTGCTCACCTGGGTCGCCGCCCAGACCGAGCGCATCGACGTCGGTTCGGCCATCTTCCAGATTCCGGCCCGGCAGCCCGCGATGACCGCGATGACCGCCGCGACACTGGACTCGCTCTCGGGTGGGCGGTTCCGGCTCGGCCTCGGTGTCTCGGGGCCGCAGGTCTCCGAGGGCTGGTACGGCGTCAAGTTCGACAAGCCGCTCTCCCGCACCCGCGAGTACGTGGAGATCGTACGCAAGGCGATGAGCCGTGAGCGGCTCTCCCACGACGGTGAGCACTGGACGCTGCCGCTGCCCGGCGGCCCCGGCAAGCCCATCAAGCTGACCGTGCATCCCGAGCGCGAGCACATCCCGCTCTACATCGCCGCGATCGGTCCCAAGAACCTCGAACAGACCGGCGAGATCGCCGACGGGGCGCTGCTGATCTTCCCGTCCGCCGCGCACATCGAGGACACCGCCATCCAGTACCTGCGCGCGGGGCGCGAGAAGGCCGGCAAGACCCTCGAAGGGTTCGACGTCTGCCCGACGCTGCCGCTCGCCGTCGGCGACGACAAGGACGTGGCGACGCTCGCCGACACCTTCCGGCCGTACACCGCCCTGTACGTGGGCGGCATGGGCAGCCGCAAGCAGAACTTCTACAACCAGCTCGCCCAGCGCATGGGATACGAGAAGGAAGCCGCCGAGATCCAGGACAAGTACTTGTCCGGCGACAAGGAAGGCGCCGCGGCGGCCATTCCGCACGACCTGATCGACCAGACGACGCTGCTCGGCTCGGTGGACCGGATCGCCGACCGGATGCAGGCCTATGCCGCGGCCGGTGTCACCACGCTCACCCTCGCCCCGGCCGGCTTCACGCTCGACGAGCGCCTCGCCTCGCTCCGTGCCGGCACCGACGCCCTGGAGCGCGCCGGACTCGCGTAG
- a CDS encoding aldo/keto reductase — MEQRHLGRTGLRVSRIGLGTLTWGRDTDEHDAAALLKAFWEAGGTLVDTADVYGDGEAEYLLGQLMEGLVPRRDLVISTKAGSVPDPDRRVDGSRGHLLAALDASLTRLGTDYVDVWHIHAYDPDTPLEETLQALDLAVSSGRARYAGVSNFCGWQLAKAATWQLSAPGIRTRLSSTQLEYSLLQRGIEREVLPAALDLGVGLLPSSPLGRGVLTGKYRNSTPADSRGASEHLAPFVAPYLDDTASRIVDAVQTAADGLAVTPLQVALAWIRDRPGVAAPIVGARNAQQLTAALSVETLSLPDEICRALDDVSAPVHRYPDHDWSTL; from the coding sequence ATGGAGCAGAGGCATCTCGGCCGTACCGGCCTGCGTGTGTCCCGGATCGGACTCGGCACCCTGACATGGGGCCGGGACACCGACGAGCATGACGCCGCGGCCCTGTTGAAAGCGTTCTGGGAAGCGGGCGGAACGCTCGTCGACACCGCGGACGTGTACGGCGACGGAGAGGCCGAGTATCTGCTCGGGCAGCTCATGGAGGGGCTCGTACCGCGCCGCGACCTGGTCATCTCGACCAAGGCCGGCAGCGTCCCCGACCCCGACCGCCGCGTCGACGGCTCCCGCGGCCACCTCCTCGCCGCCCTCGACGCCTCCCTCACCCGCCTCGGCACGGACTACGTCGACGTCTGGCACATCCACGCCTACGACCCCGACACCCCCCTGGAGGAAACCCTCCAGGCCCTCGACCTCGCCGTCAGCAGCGGACGCGCCCGATACGCCGGCGTCTCCAACTTCTGCGGCTGGCAGCTGGCCAAGGCGGCGACCTGGCAGCTCTCGGCACCGGGCATACGGACGCGGCTGTCCAGCACCCAGCTGGAGTACTCGCTGCTCCAGCGCGGCATCGAACGCGAGGTGCTGCCCGCCGCACTCGACCTGGGCGTCGGACTCCTGCCCTCCTCGCCGCTCGGCCGCGGCGTCCTCACGGGCAAGTACCGCAACTCGACCCCGGCGGACTCCCGGGGTGCCTCGGAGCATCTGGCGCCCTTTGTCGCCCCGTATCTCGACGACACGGCGAGCCGCATCGTGGACGCGGTGCAGACGGCGGCCGACGGACTCGCGGTGACGCCGTTGCAGGTGGCGCTCGCCTGGATCCGCGACCGGCCCGGCGTGGCCGCCCCGATCGTCGGCGCGCGCAACGCGCAGCAGCTCACGGCCGCATTGTCAGTGGAGACCCTTAGTCTTCCTGACGAGATCTGCCGGGCGCTCGACGACGTGTCAGCACCCGTGCACCGCTATCCCGATCACGACTGGAGCACGCTGTGA
- a CDS encoding helix-hairpin-helix domain-containing protein gives MEHAVTTEPDTTEEAEPGTPGTPEEAAQDTADDSSTEQTATAESTENSGGVAGQLSEAEAELAAQRELRERIERRKAEKKGPIASGTKLSGTAADLMAAVRAVESGEKPAAAIAFRAPESRPTSGPGTPAARPSVPPATSPSSAFSSTAVPARRPQPVAPAVGDTASTPEAVEAVRGVLTEGGAPDTLALQVVAALGAGADEQLRADPWQLLQVAGVRPEQADGFARALLGAECGPDDERRGRALTVWLLEQAAVAGHTVLDASALTAALTQRGVPDADTAVQSAVAEGEALEFQDAVEEAALPAAGGQTDEDDADDEAAERPVRVLIGLERYALAEESLADGLARIVNSLPKEAAEDWESSARASGSGSAAELIRAVAGHGLVLHSGGDTARAEPAALVAAARSLGLRVCAAAHTPDGRRRFAALLAPETAPEDASDAVSEPGSESDSVVTVAGLLAGAEGPGRDAEGAFEVDLLVVLDAPQLDVESAAMVVESLPDGARLVLSGDPAVLWSAGPGRVFADLLAARACPHIVSRTPDPGPIGELVSGVSVGELTQVEAPGKEVVIVPVRDAGEAVHRTVQLVADSVPRALGVPPEQTQVITPGHGGAAGTRALNSALKERLNPGPGRFGGFDPGDRIAYSPAPGRTVPGQVVKADADGLHLECGGAPVVVPKERVEASVRHGWALTAHQAVGLHWPAAVVVLPGDAAPSLTRPWVYTAFGRAERHLSVVHGVDQALPRAVAEVPAKARTTRLPGLLRAQVPPTA, from the coding sequence CTGGAGCACGCTGTGACCACGGAGCCCGACACCACGGAGGAAGCCGAGCCGGGGACCCCGGGCACCCCCGAGGAGGCCGCCCAGGACACGGCGGACGATTCGTCGACCGAGCAGACCGCGACCGCAGAAAGCACCGAGAACAGCGGTGGCGTCGCCGGGCAACTGTCCGAGGCCGAGGCCGAACTGGCCGCCCAGCGGGAGCTCCGGGAGCGGATCGAGCGGCGCAAGGCCGAGAAGAAGGGGCCGATCGCGAGCGGCACCAAGCTCAGCGGGACGGCCGCCGATCTGATGGCGGCCGTCCGGGCCGTGGAGAGCGGGGAGAAGCCCGCGGCGGCCATCGCCTTCCGCGCACCGGAGTCCCGGCCCACGTCCGGGCCCGGAACCCCTGCCGCACGACCTTCGGTCCCCCCCGCCACCTCCCCCTCCTCCGCCTTCTCGTCCACGGCCGTTCCCGCAAGGCGGCCCCAGCCCGTCGCGCCCGCCGTCGGCGACACCGCGTCCACTCCGGAAGCCGTCGAGGCCGTGCGGGGCGTACTGACCGAAGGGGGCGCGCCGGACACCCTCGCGCTCCAGGTCGTGGCGGCGCTCGGCGCCGGAGCGGACGAACAACTGCGCGCGGATCCCTGGCAGTTGCTCCAGGTCGCCGGGGTGCGGCCCGAACAGGCCGACGGGTTCGCGCGGGCCTTGCTCGGCGCCGAGTGCGGTCCGGACGACGAGCGGCGGGGCCGGGCGCTCACGGTGTGGCTGCTGGAGCAGGCCGCCGTGGCCGGACACACGGTGCTGGACGCCTCCGCCCTGACCGCCGCGCTCACGCAGCGCGGCGTGCCGGACGCGGACACCGCCGTACAGAGCGCGGTCGCGGAGGGCGAGGCCCTGGAGTTCCAGGACGCGGTCGAGGAAGCCGCACTACCCGCTGCGGGCGGACAAACCGACGAGGACGACGCTGACGACGAGGCCGCCGAGCGCCCTGTTCGCGTGCTCATCGGGCTGGAGCGGTACGCGCTCGCCGAGGAGAGCCTCGCCGACGGGCTGGCCCGGATCGTCAACTCGCTGCCCAAGGAGGCGGCCGAGGACTGGGAGTCGTCGGCCAGGGCGTCGGGCTCCGGTTCCGCGGCCGAGTTGATCCGTGCCGTCGCCGGACACGGGCTCGTGCTGCACAGCGGCGGCGACACGGCACGCGCCGAACCGGCCGCCCTCGTCGCCGCTGCCCGTTCTCTGGGCCTGCGGGTCTGCGCGGCGGCCCACACACCCGACGGGCGCCGCCGTTTCGCGGCACTTCTCGCGCCCGAGACCGCGCCCGAGGACGCCTCCGACGCGGTCTCGGAGCCAGGGTCGGAGTCGGACTCCGTCGTCACCGTCGCGGGACTGCTGGCCGGGGCCGAGGGGCCCGGGCGGGACGCCGAGGGGGCGTTCGAAGTCGATCTGCTGGTCGTGCTGGACGCGCCGCAGCTCGACGTGGAGAGTGCGGCCATGGTCGTGGAGTCGCTGCCGGACGGCGCCCGGCTGGTGCTGAGCGGTGATCCGGCGGTGCTGTGGTCGGCCGGACCCGGGCGGGTCTTCGCCGATCTGCTCGCCGCACGCGCGTGCCCGCACATCGTCTCGCGCACACCCGATCCCGGCCCGATCGGCGAACTCGTCTCGGGCGTCTCCGTCGGCGAGCTCACCCAGGTCGAGGCGCCGGGCAAGGAAGTCGTGATCGTCCCCGTGCGGGACGCGGGCGAGGCGGTGCACCGGACCGTGCAGCTCGTCGCGGACTCGGTGCCCAGGGCGCTCGGTGTACCGCCGGAGCAGACCCAGGTGATCACGCCGGGGCACGGCGGCGCGGCGGGCACGCGCGCGCTCAACTCCGCCCTCAAGGAGCGGCTGAACCCCGGCCCGGGCCGCTTCGGCGGCTTCGACCCGGGCGACCGGATCGCGTACTCCCCCGCGCCGGGACGGACGGTGCCCGGGCAGGTCGTCAAGGCCGACGCGGACGGGCTGCACCTGGAGTGCGGCGGCGCCCCCGTCGTCGTACCGAAGGAGCGGGTCGAGGCGAGTGTGCGGCACGGGTGGGCGCTCACCGCCCACCAGGCGGTCGGGCTGCACTGGCCGGCCGCCGTCGTGGTGCTGCCCGGGGACGCGGCCCCGTCGCTGACCCGGCCCTGGGTCTACACCGCCTTCGGTCGCGCGGAGCGTCATCTCTCCGTGGTGCACGGCGTGGACCAGGCGCTGCCCCGCGCGGTCGCGGAGGTCCCGGCGAAGGCCCGTACGACCCGGCTGCCGGGCCTGCTCCGGGCCCAGGTGCCGCCGACCGCCTGA
- a CDS encoding DUF5703 family protein has translation MPEYEFVDVYVPRGVTRKEATRLLTDHAEYGHWELDRLSLLRDGSRKVRLRRRIIRQVRATW, from the coding sequence ATGCCGGAATACGAATTTGTCGACGTGTACGTACCACGCGGGGTCACCCGCAAGGAGGCCACACGTCTGCTCACGGACCATGCCGAGTACGGACACTGGGAGTTGGACCGCCTGAGCCTGCTCCGCGACGGCAGCCGCAAGGTGCGGTTGCGGAGGCGGATCATCCGCCAGGTACGGGCCACGTGGTGA
- a CDS encoding chaplin: MREVTRKGLMTVAAATGVMAAAGGAQAHADSGANGAASNSPGVLSGNTVSAPVSVPVNACGNTVSAVGLLNPAMGNKCANGGGGKGSGGHGAPGGHGDQGQHGGHGDQGNHGGQGNHGNQGGHGGQGGHGSSGGYGDDGGYGGHGSPGGYGGGYGGHDGYGGQGWYGDSGAPGGFGYPGSPGGSGDWADWHGWEGSHAGGYATDSPGVGSGNQVEAPVDAPVNLCGNTVDVIGIGNAVAGNDCSTTGDHGGGGHPAPPPETDEPCTPPSGGHETPPPPGNPQQPESPQLPGGPAQPGTPGTPQVPVTPQVPVTPQVPVTPHHPGTPAQPVSPLAPPSTAHGVTPPAGPTYVDQNGAPTVPQPRAAAQLAHTGGDLPLGVALPMGAGMLLAGSVLYRKARASA, translated from the coding sequence ATGCGAGAGGTCACCCGCAAGGGCCTGATGACCGTGGCGGCCGCCACCGGCGTGATGGCCGCCGCCGGCGGCGCCCAGGCGCACGCAGACTCGGGTGCGAACGGCGCCGCCTCCAACTCACCCGGCGTGCTGTCCGGCAACACCGTGAGCGCGCCGGTGAGCGTGCCGGTCAACGCCTGCGGCAACACCGTGAGCGCCGTCGGCCTGCTCAACCCGGCGATGGGCAACAAGTGCGCCAACGGCGGAGGCGGCAAGGGTAGCGGCGGCCACGGCGCCCCGGGCGGACACGGCGACCAGGGCCAGCACGGCGGTCATGGCGACCAGGGCAACCACGGTGGTCAGGGGAATCACGGCAACCAGGGAGGTCATGGCGGCCAGGGAGGCCACGGCTCGTCCGGCGGATACGGCGACGACGGCGGTTACGGCGGGCACGGCTCACCCGGAGGGTACGGCGGCGGCTACGGCGGTCACGACGGGTACGGCGGCCAGGGCTGGTACGGCGACTCCGGCGCCCCGGGCGGCTTCGGATACCCGGGCAGCCCCGGCGGCTCCGGTGACTGGGCCGACTGGCACGGTTGGGAAGGCTCGCACGCCGGCGGATACGCCACCGACTCGCCGGGCGTGGGGTCCGGCAACCAGGTGGAGGCCCCGGTCGACGCACCGGTCAACCTGTGCGGCAACACCGTCGACGTCATCGGCATCGGCAACGCGGTGGCGGGCAACGACTGCTCGACCACCGGGGACCACGGCGGCGGCGGCCACCCGGCGCCGCCTCCGGAGACCGACGAGCCGTGCACGCCCCCCAGCGGCGGTCACGAGACCCCGCCCCCGCCCGGAAACCCGCAGCAGCCGGAAAGCCCCCAGCTTCCGGGCGGCCCCGCGCAACCGGGAACCCCGGGAACTCCTCAGGTCCCGGTCACTCCCCAGGTCCCAGTCACTCCCCAGGTCCCGGTCACTCCGCACCACCCGGGAACTCCGGCCCAGCCGGTGTCTCCGCTCGCACCGCCCAGTACCGCGCACGGTGTGACGCCTCCGGCCGGCCCCACGTATGTCGACCAGAACGGTGCACCGACGGTTCCGCAGCCCCGGGCCGCCGCGCAGCTCGCGCACACCGGTGGGGACCTGCCGCTGGGCGTTGCCCTGCCGATGGGCGCGGGCATGCTGCTCGCGGGCTCCGTGCTCTACCGCAAGGCACGCGCCTCGGCGTAG
- the chpH gene encoding chaplin ChpH, whose amino-acid sequence MIKKVVAAAAATGGLVLAGAGLAVADAGAQGAAVHSPGVLSGNVVQVPVHVPVNVCGNTISVIGLLNPAFGNTCVNN is encoded by the coding sequence ATGATCAAGAAGGTCGTCGCCGCTGCGGCTGCCACTGGTGGTCTGGTTCTCGCGGGTGCGGGCCTGGCCGTCGCCGATGCGGGTGCCCAGGGTGCTGCCGTGCACTCCCCGGGTGTTCTGTCCGGCAACGTTGTTCAGGTTCCCGTTCACGTCCCGGTGAACGTCTGCGGCAACACGATCTCCGTGATCGGTCTGCTGAACCCCGCCTTCGGCAACACCTGCGTCAACAACTGA